The Yersinia intermedia genome window below encodes:
- a CDS encoding glycoside hydrolase family 1 protein, whose protein sequence is MKHAFPDNFLWGGAIAANQVEGAYLTEGKGLSTSDLQPHGIFGDIIPRVSGDSYVKDVAIDFYHRYPEDIALFAEMGFKCLRISIAWTRIFPQGDEQQPNEAGLAFYDRVFDEMAKYNITPLVTLSHYEMPYGLVKNYGGWGNRKTIGFFEHYARTVFQRYQHKVKLWLTFNEINMSLHAPFTGVGLEQESSKSAVYQAIHHQLVASAKAVAALHEIIPDGRIGNMLLGGLMYSLTCKPADVLETLQQNREWLFFGDVQVRGYYPSYMARYFKQHGISVEITAEDKLALKQTVDFISFSYYMSGCVTADEELNRKARGNILSMVQNPHLASSEWGWQIDPEGLRILLNELWDRYQKPLFIVENGLGAKDKPDVNGHIEDDYRIEYLNDHLVQVSEAIEDGVEVMGYTSWGPIDLVSASKAELSKRYGFIYVDRDDNGKGTLARRRKKSFYWYRDVIQSNGEILKR, encoded by the coding sequence ATGAAACATGCATTTCCAGATAATTTCCTTTGGGGCGGTGCGATTGCCGCTAATCAGGTAGAGGGGGCTTATCTTACTGAGGGTAAAGGGCTATCTACCTCTGATTTACAACCCCATGGTATTTTTGGCGATATCATTCCCAGGGTGAGTGGTGACAGTTATGTCAAAGATGTTGCTATCGATTTTTATCATCGCTACCCAGAGGATATTGCGCTATTTGCTGAGATGGGGTTTAAATGTTTGCGGATATCCATTGCCTGGACACGTATTTTCCCACAGGGCGATGAGCAGCAGCCCAATGAGGCCGGTCTGGCATTCTATGACCGTGTATTTGATGAAATGGCGAAATATAACATTACGCCATTGGTGACATTATCCCACTATGAGATGCCTTACGGGCTGGTTAAGAATTATGGTGGCTGGGGTAATCGTAAAACAATCGGTTTCTTTGAACACTATGCCCGTACCGTGTTTCAGCGCTATCAGCATAAGGTTAAATTGTGGCTGACATTTAATGAGATCAATATGTCACTGCATGCGCCGTTCACCGGCGTAGGATTAGAGCAAGAAAGCAGTAAAAGTGCCGTATATCAGGCGATCCATCACCAGTTGGTTGCCAGTGCCAAAGCGGTTGCTGCATTGCATGAAATTATCCCTGATGGTCGAATCGGAAATATGCTGTTGGGTGGGCTGATGTATTCACTCACTTGCAAGCCTGCCGATGTGTTGGAAACATTACAGCAGAATCGTGAATGGCTATTCTTTGGCGATGTGCAGGTGCGCGGTTATTACCCCTCTTATATGGCTCGTTATTTTAAACAGCACGGCATTAGTGTTGAAATTACGGCTGAAGATAAATTGGCATTAAAACAGACTGTCGATTTTATCTCCTTCAGTTATTACATGAGCGGCTGCGTGACCGCCGATGAAGAGTTAAATCGTAAAGCCCGAGGCAATATTCTTAGCATGGTGCAAAACCCGCATTTGGCCAGCTCTGAATGGGGATGGCAGATCGATCCTGAAGGGTTGCGTATTCTGCTCAATGAATTATGGGATCGCTATCAAAAACCCCTGTTTATTGTTGAAAATGGGTTGGGAGCGAAAGATAAACCGGATGTTAATGGCCATATTGAAGATGATTACCGCATCGAATATCTCAATGATCATCTGGTTCAGGTTAGTGAGGCGATCGAAGATGGTGTTGAGGTGATGGGATATACCAGTTGGGGACCGATTGATCTGGTCAGCGCCTCGAAAGCTGAATTATCCAAACGTTATGGTTTTATTTATGTCGACCGCGATGACAATGGCAAGGGTACGTTGGCGCGTCGCCGTAAGAAGAGCTTCTATTGGTATCGCGATGTCATTCAGAGTAATGGCGAGATATTGAAACGCTAA